TTCTTGTGGAAGAGAATATTCTTCGTCCTCTTGAATTCAGGATCATGTTCGTTAAGAACGTCGATTGTTTTCTTGCCAATCGTCTCGAGGACGTTCAGACCTCCTGTGGCCACAGCTTCCACAGCATCAAGGCTTCCAGATATGAAAGATTTGCCCTGTGTAAATACAGAGTAGGTGTAAAAACTAAAACCTCCTTGTTTAAAGATTGGTCTTAGAtatgaaagtttgtttcatttaacgacaccacaagagcacattaatttattaatcatcagctatttgatgtcaaacatttagtaattttgacatagtcttagagaggaaacctgctatatttttccattagtagcaagggatcttttatatgcaccatcccacagacaggatagcacataccacagcctttgatatgatagttgtggtgcactggttggaaggagaaatagctaAATGGGCCCACTTGATGGTCAAAATATAAATGCTGTTTGAAAAACACACTTTCAATGCAAACATATAACAGCTATGTTATAAAAAAGGAACTAAATTACTAAtgttaatgtaatttaacactGTCTCATTTAACTGGCATGCACACAGATGCTGTTTAAGACAATTAccgtattttgtattttaacagTCTCATTTAACAGGTATGCAAACAGATGCCGTTTAAGACAATTAccgtattttgtattttaacacAGTCTCATTTAACAGGCATGCAAACAGATGCAGTTTAAGACAATTAccgtattttgtattttaacacAGTCTCATTTAACGGGTATGCACACAGATGCAGTTTAAGACAATTAccgtattttatattttaacacaGTCTCATTTAACGGGTATGCACACAGATGCCTTTTAAGACAATtactgtattttgtattttaacacAGTCACATTTAATGGGTATGCACACAGATGCCATTTAAGACAATTAccgtattttgtattttaacacAGTCGCATTTAATGGGTATGCACACAGATGCCATTTAAGACAATTAccgtattttgtattttaacacTCATTTAACGGGTATGCACACAGATGCAGTTTAAGACAATTACCGTATTTTGTATTTTGGATGTTAGGTTTCCAACTCCCCACCCAGAGAACCAGCCACTAGCAGCTTCAGCAGTTTGCTTTTCTTCACAACCTTCAGGTTTAGTTTCAGACTCAGTCTCTGTTTCAATCTCAGCCTCTTTTAcagatgcacggtcagtctcaGTTGGTTTTGTTATTTCACTACTTTCCTTGTGAGGCTGTTCTGTTGCAGGACATGcatctgtataatatatacataaacaagtCTTTAACATTTTAGGACTTTTCATTTTTGGGATACCACAGTACCTGAAAACTATTACTTAAACAACATTATCataaaatgcaaaaacaaaatccctcCTTGCTCCTTGTGGATACTGCACCAAAAGGAATACAGGCAATAAATGAATTTTCAaaatgaatgttttttaaattatttgaattatttttggaatATATTATACAGGCCATAATTGGCAAAATCTCTTTCATAGTTTCAAAGACATTATTAGTATTTAATAACTGAAGAAATGTCCATTCATTTATAATCAAGTCTGTCATTACACaatttagttaaaacaaatCTCGACCATATAAAGCTGGTATCAACTTCCTATAAAAATCATCTCAAATTAACAAAAtggaaatgttataatattgtcaatgaaagatattataattttattcttaATCAAATCCACTTATTTAAACACTGTGTCACAATAGGAAAACTTCAGTCACATTCTCACCATTATCGTTTCTTTCGGTTTCCCAGACTTCAGATGTATTTCTGGCAAGAACATCCACTGGAGGTGCTCCAAGACCAGTTTCAATTGTTTCAACAAATGTTGTGAAACCTtcacctaaaaataaaataaatcaaagtCTCATAAATATCAATACTGATTCATCAGGTGTGCAGTAAGAGGGGTACCTACAGCCACAATGGTGGATTGTTCATTTGGAATACAGGTTAATATATACTAACTAGAATCTACAACCGATTAATGTTGGGAATCAGTAGGAATTCCATCACCGATATTCTGTTATAATCAGTTTGCAGGGATTTttgattatggtagccccactcccatggctagtgatatttgttgggctagtaaataactactattgtcatgcctgacggctagtgacttttatggtcaaatgttgcaattaagtattttgtaaatataaaaaagctgcccccaccccaaccccacaatgttagtgttttaagctctatctctctctctctaggtgacatatctgataatcactattatttagtaaaattgcattaacttaaagtaaagtagggccagtgaatttttaattgaggctagtaaatatattcaataactgatcccatggctagtgaattttataaaaattctagatgcCCTGGTTTGCACTAAACAGTGCATTTTGTTACTTTTccttatctttaaaaaaaattaacttacaATACAATTGGTTAGAATCATATGAACTGAAGAAAGATTTGAATTATTAGGATTATTAACTATTAGCCTGTGGTCATGCTCATCAGGATAGATCCTAcaaattgataattttattatctattcaatatacaatttttattacttacaTATGAAAAAAATCCAAACACAAGAATATTACATCAATTTTATCCTTAAACTTTAGGAACAATCACAGTATATAAACTAACATTTTCTATGACAATTGATTACAGAACTTCATAAATCAATCATTATTATATTGGTAGAGACCTaccgatcaattttcaattataatcaatcattggTACATCACTAGTTCATTGTCGACTTTAAAATGCAAATAATACTGTCCATGAAAAATTATAACTGAAATTTTTAACCACTGCAAATACAACCATATTTACTGAATTCACAGTGATGCTTACCAACTTGCTGGGTGAATGTTGTGACAGATCTGGATGCAGTCTTCAGTAAAGATTTTCCCCATCCCCAACTTCCAGATTcctaaaacaatttaatataccATTATTACTTAAACCCATGATGTAAATTATCCatgacacatttcatttcaacttattttcatgcttatattcaattaaggttcaagcacgctgtcctgggcacacacctcagctatctgggctgtttgtccacgacagtgggttagttgttagttggttagtggatAGTGAAAGGGAAGAGTGTGTAGTCGCTTTActcctacccaatgagcccttaagaacttgctctgggttggagccggtaccaggctgcgaaccctgtacctaccagcctgtagtccgatggcttaaccactgtgccaccgaggccggttccatgACACAAATTACACATACAAATGTAATTAGAAAGATTTCAatccttcaaaaaaaaaaaaaccttcccCTCCAAAAAACACCAGAATCTGATAATTGTTTTCcgattttaattatttccaaaccGATAAATCTTGATTCTCTTATTACAGTGATCAATGTATGTGAATTTGTAAGAATTTCATTAAAGCTAAAGTGTCATGACATATGTAGGCTTGAAACATGATAAAATATGGTGTTAAACAGATTCtgtttggggttgggggttttttttgggggatgggggggggttaaaaagtaaaaaaaaaaaaaaaaaaatgaacctACATCAGCTACCTCTGACAGCTCATCGAGTACCTTGTCCTGCTCTGGGGTGTGTTCTTTTTCCACTGACCTTGGTATGTCTTGTGATTTTGGTGTACCACTCACAGTGTTTGACGTATCAGCTGTGTCTTTGTTATCACTAACCAACTCTTCAGTGCTTTGATTAGAATTATTCTGCTTTCCCAACTTCTCAGTTTCATTTTTCTGATTCTGACTCGCAGCACTTACGTCTGCTTTATCAGACTTTTCCTCTGTGCTACCCGTTTGGACATCCTCCACAGCACCAGACTCCTTCTGTGTGTCCTTCATATCTGGAACAGAAGCAACATCCTTGTCATCTTTTTTTACAATCTTTTCCATGTCATCTTTTTTCATAATGTTTTCCTTGTCATCTTTTTTCACAATGTTCTCTTTGTCAtcttttttcacaatgtttCCCATGACTTCTGTTTTCAGCTCATCTGCATCACCAGATGCTTTTTGGGTCACCTGAGTAACTGGTTCCTCCTTCGATATCTGCTTGGATGGTTGTTTAGATGCCTCATCTTCTGCAGGTTTAGATGTCTGTGCGGTTGTCATTTTCTTTGACTTGTCTTCTGCAGGTTTTGATCCAGTCTTTTTTTTAGCATTCTTTCTGCCTTTCCCTTTATCTTGCTCATTCTTTTCTGAGTCTGCCATTCTAGAACATGAAATATGTTAAACATCATGTAAAGTTTAGAATTTGGTATTTGTAACTGTTCAAACAAGCATATGAATTATATTAACAGACTTTAATTATTGGACCTCTATCTAAACATCACCATTCCACATCattacacgtacatgtataccaGTGTTCTCACAATTCCTTGACAGTTATGTACggaaatgtaatttaacagtatttttaacagcttcTATTGTGTCCCATACCAGTATCCACTTACatatttgatacacacaataaaagttataaatatgtcaaatattctGTTATCAGCAAACTTGAAAATTATCATGAAATGGTATTGGaagcagcaacaacaacttTATTAACATAAAAGACAACAGGTCTATTCATTATTTCAGTtgagttacatattaaataaataattagatAAAAAATTTAGATAAAAATCACCAACGCtctataaaaaatttaaaaacggTCTGTACCACATTTTGCTGGCAATATTTTAAACGCCAAGAAGCAATCAGCAGACTGCTaaatctatatttttaaaacagaattacATTCAGTTATGTTACTTTTAGCTACAGGAAGAAACACAACAGCACCCCTTTTTAATAATACTCagattaaatatacatgttgtGTATATGTagaattgttatatatatgtagcatcaaacatagggttattgttgtattagagcgagAATCTTTGCAGCAATTCTGTATTTTCGCTagatacagttatctctgatgACAAATAGCGAATCACAAccatccaaatgtccatctagctctcgaacagcagagtactcgggctaggtctgtgttcataacaaaaaaaatatttaaattcccCAATTACTTTAAAGTGCATTCACTGCTAATATACAACTTTTATTTAAGTTGTTGCATATAGATACCCCACCACCCATCCCTGCTTGCAAATAGCCCTGAATCAATGCAGTCCTATGAAGGTTTCACTAAATTAACTGATTAAAGCCTCAGTCACACTGGATCGTACGTTTTCTGGATCATGCGATTGGTGGCAATTTGGCCAAGGTACGACCAATCGGCAATGTTTGCTACAATCTCCATTTGCGATCGCATACTGCGATTGCTCTTAAGACCGGTGGTAGGTAATCGTACGATTGGTGGTACTCGTGGTCATGTGATCACCAACAATTGGAGAAGATCGATCGCAAGATCTATTGTAGGTAATCATGCGACTAGTGGTGGCAATCAGCGACCGATCCTACGATCAATTGTCGCAACCTTCGAACTCGCACGATTGATTGCAGCCAGTCATGAGATAAGTCGCTCAATCAGATATAAAGGCTTGTGATCATGTGTCAGCATCAGTAGTCACCTAGCTCTCAAGAAGTGCACTTCGTTAAACTTTTCAACTGAAGCTATAATTTGCTATGCCTCCCACTAAGGGAAAGGGCCGTGGGAAGAGGACCCAGCCAGAGCCAGAATCTGATGTCGGAGAGATTTTGGCTGACATCCACCCAGTCCAGGCCATGCAGGATGACCTCGCCAGGGACACGCCAACCGAACAGGATGTATGTGACGACTCAGCAGAGGATGAAATGGTTGCCAAGAAGAACAAGATGCCAGAGCTGGAGTCAGCAGTAAATCAGGCTTTTTGCGAATGGTTCGCCGACCACCCTGTTTTATGACATGAGCAACGTCAGTTTCAAGAACTGGCAGAAGAAAGACCGCCTCCTGCACCAGAAGGGCAAGGAGCTGAACATGAGGGGTAAATAAGTATATTGAGTATTATGACCCAAAATATATGAATGTTGAATATATACTGGTCTGCGAGCTAAAGACTGGTGGTACCACCAATTGTAATTGTCGTGTAACCAGTCGAGACAGGTTGTGACTGGTCGCACTACCATTGTGAGGTTGTACGACAGGTGGTACCACCATTCGTCAGGTGACATGACCAGTAGCACGACCAATTGTGTGACAACTTGACCCATGATCATGCACGACTGGTGGTGCATCCATGGCAAATGGTGGTACGACCACGTAAGACCTGTCTGCGACCTCTTACATACGATTTGGAATCGCAAGTCAGCGGTTTTGAACATGACCATCGACCTTGCTTGCTCTGGCAATCACCCACGACCTCACACTCTTTTTACAATTTGCCCGCGATTTCAACATTTTTCAGTCACAGCTAAGTCATAACCTGGTCGCAGGTCCGGTGAGACTGGGGTGTAAGCTGCTGGGTCAGAGATGTTTGACATGAATGATGGGGTGTTCTGACTTGGAGAGGTTCCCACTGTGTTTTGATGgttactagtcatttcgtaccatccatttcgtaccatagtttatggtcatttcgtaccatagtcatttcgtaccatagtcgttTCATACCATAGTGctttggtcattttgtaccacagtcatttcgtaccatagccaTTTCGTACCTACTTTTTACCATCTCGTACAATAGTGTTGattatttcgtaccatagtggtTTCGTACTCGGTATCTTATTTTTGTTATGGCATGccacttcttatttttattgttgacgaATAAACGTTGACGTGTAAACATACCTTGTAAAGTGAGCAACGGTTTAAATTAACATATGTATATTGCCACTGATGATCATTCATATGATACAAGACATTTGaagataaaagtaataaaagtaatatataatctttttcttgttgtttatttgtttctttctttcttaagggTGGGGCTACAATATAGCTGCATTagcctaatgtttatttttttaatcagtaattCGATATTTTACGATCAGTCAACTAAGCTGCACAATAAATTATTGAgatacgaaatgaccaaggtatgAAATGATCAAACagacatggtacgaaataaccatggtacgaaatgactacggtacgaaatgaccaaataactatggtacgaaatgacttcggtacaaaatgactatggtacgaattgactggttaccgttttgacaggggggggggggggggtctttgaGTAAGCATGGGGGTTCATCTGGACTCTGATTACACAAGTGCAAAATATGCCCAAATACTTCATCCCATGACCACTCAGTCCACTGACAGATTCGTCGGGTTAGCTGCAGGTGGTCAGGTCACAAAGTGGACAATAACAATTCACAAAATCTCAAAATGAGGTCGTTAAAATCAAGCAGGTGTAATCAATAACTTAACGGCATTTACCTCTATTTGTCTGGTTGCTATGTAGAAAATAATTCAGTATCGTTGCTTCTGTTACAAAACAACATCAAAACTTTTGCAAAATTGCGGTTTAGATTCCTAGCCACGTCAACTTCTGCTTAGatttttgttgatatttttaaccacataCGTATAATAAACTTCCGGTAGTACGGGTTTTGGAGAGTACTAATCTACAAAATGATAAAAGATTTCTAGTAAAATCTGGAAAAGAACTAAATCAAAATCCAATCCAATCAGtgtattcataaatacatggcggaattagctcagtcggttgagtgctcgcctgaggtgcttgcatcgtaggatcgaaccatctcggtcgatccattcaactgattgcatttttttctcgttctaaccagtgcaccacacgtTCAAGTGGTCAttggttgtggtatgtgctttcctatatgtgggaaaagtgcatataaaaaatcccttgctactaatgaaaaaatgtagcaggtttactttctaagactatatctgaattaccaaacatttgacatgcaatagccaatgattaattaatgtgctctagtggtgttgttaaacaaaacaatcataaaagcatgaacagtataaatgagttgtgCCATGTATTGTGGTCCATTCATACATGAAGTACGGCTATTTGATGTTTAATGCTGCATTCTAATCATCTTGTGAAGTGTGCTCACGACTTTTCCTGTCATTAATAGCATTCTAATGTCAGAAGTCATATAATACTGATGACTGAAAAACTTGATTttcacaaattcaaaatggcagaaatatttacaagtatttacgcatacacacacatgcacacacacacatgcacacacacacacacacacacacacacacacacacacacacaaaaccacacacacacacacatattgacatacacacacacacagatcatatatcatagatatacaccggacataaggctggtaggttcatGGTTCGCAACCCGGATACCGGCTCCCATCAGAGCAAGTTTatcgactcagtgggtaggtgtagggcCACTACACTgtctactctctcactaaccactaacaacacacgactaaccctctgtcttggacagacagccaaaatagctgaggtgtgtgcccaggacagcatgctcgAATATaagtgtagtagtgttggtataaagtgctcctactggcagtaacTAGTGAGATATCTTAGAGCATGCTTATCATATGCTGACTTTAACATTCTGGTAGAGAAGTTGTTTAATCAGGGTATCCCAAGGACTCCCAAAAGCcttcaaaacgttttatggtCTAGACACTCAGAGGTCATTTCATATATGTTGCATTGTTGACTAAAATTTTGTCTGGTACATTTCCAATATGACTGTAGGTTGTGCTCATGACAGGTGTCACCAGTGGGGCAGGATCTGTCACTGTTCGTTAACacttgatatcatcactgtttttacagtgattcatgagtgcatgccatctCAGCTATGTATATATTCAATTGAATTCTATCCTGTGCAAAtttgggttttctaagctaTTTTTGGGAGTGGTGGTCCTCCTAAGTACCAGtacctgatagtggatcatggaaccAATTACGACTGCTCTAAACATCCTTTTGAGTCTGTCTTGTGCAGAAATACGATTTTGATAACAgaatacggttttgttattCTGATTGAAGttaataaactatatttataaTTCAATCACTTTTGCTTGGGATGTACTACGGCTAGATATCTTTGTTTCAAAACTGTTCTTCTAGCAAACAATAATGCGTATTCGGatattgttaaaagtagcatTATTTGTGTTAAAATGGCGGCGTATGAGGTATTTTCTTttctaaaaaattattattgaaataataattatatttgggAGGCGGTGGTTTGGTCAAAGTTTAATAGGATTAAAAGACCTTTGTCGAGTTTAGTGTTGTAAATAATTGACAATGATATGCAACAACAATGTCTTACTGAGGACctgtttaaatacattttgtttttgattgatATATTTTCGATATATTCCCGTTTTCGTAATAAagccatattattttattatttaggaaAGAGTTCCGTATTTTCCCCACTACTACAAACGACGTAGTGCTAGGCctggattacgaaatataaactttatgttggttttatagaacaaattgttttaaaagatattttatgtAACTATCGCTAATCCTAACCCTAGGGCCTAaccttaacctttagactactggattaatttttaacaaaaaccacattgagtgggtacaagtttataatttttactcacatatattcacttaaatgtttcataaatacatgaaataaagttcatatatgaatcggtaagtattattttcgtgtctttttttgcaatttttattattttagatcggctaatggtgattaaaattaggcaaaaaatcgaaaaagttgcgtttacttacgggcatttgtggccaactgtccagtatttatgtccattattcccgataacagtggttttctgaccagaactttttttttaaacccgaactacgattcatattgcaatatttggtaattttcgttgttggtaaaacgatcgaATTTATTATCagattagctgttacaatcagctatcgatccctgaaaattaccgcgacgtgccgccattgttgtcaagcgaaaatacttgtcGAAAaccaaaaatcaaaacaaaaaccaccattttgaaaaaaaatcttttttctttaattatatttccgtttccggtgagtgtcgtgtgcaaaacggcaggaaatatgaattggggaatgcactgtatacagtgtacagtatatcgactgacgtgacgtcgggcgagatatctcgcctgcagtagtcagaaggttaaagccgcacaccctagttccatccagtgaaaataaattataatttggttaatctacaaacctgtaacacacttagatcacgtttttatcaaatggagtgaaaaagcaggttttatatcaataaataccatgggaatccccgaaGTAGGGCGATCTCGCCACCGGGCGATCTCTCCACGGGCGAAATCGCCGTAAATTCCATATACTGCTGGGCGAAATCGCTGTCCTATATATATCTAACTAAAGAGgaattttatgatttaaaatgtttatattactaaCATTAATTACCTTATAAACTCATTGTGTggatgtttatatattattattttttgtttctgtttactCCGCCCAACTTTTTGAGAAACCAATATCAAACCCAAAACAtgcactgaataataataagcttAAAGTACTGTCAGTCGGGCCAACAGATGGAGTTTCagtttgaattttattaatttgttacattaatatgttcTCAAACAATAAGTAAGTGTACAATGAAATGGTACACAAAACGTCGGCGATCTCGCCCAACCTTGCTGATATGGAGTAAACTGAACAAAAGCaatgacagaaaaaacaaaagcttGGGATTAAAGAACAGTAccaaacccaaaacattaattaaatattattataataaccaatttattgtaataaacagtGACATTCCCGTCtgcttatatgtatatagagtaCGGCGATTTCGCCCATCAGTATATGGAATTTACGGCTATCTCGCCCGTGGCGAGATCACCCGGGCAAGATCAACCGGGCGAAATCGCCGGACTccgaatccccatgtcccaattgcttgaaataattttgaaagttagtattctgatgtcaccggtagatgtcgctcgaagcacaacaatgcctacgtcacgacaaatttctcagacttggggtgcgttcgtttcacctctcctggacatgttccaactgttctgtcctggttgtatcccctctccagatattgtaagacttagcaaaattattggttttaagggtttgtaacgttttgtattgagacacttacttgtctgaactttattgttactgaaaatgttcacgaaactgaagaaaaatctcacaaatgaacaacaacaaatcggatgttgattgcacgaaccgtgcacgagaaaataaaccaaaccaaaatgataacggtcacatggtataccaacgtctgtgacattgaaatggaaatatcccctcaaaaaatagattagaccttgtccgctcaacgtttttttctcagaggcccgtgccattttatgaaatacgaaaaatgcattttgtggtattacaaaaaccaggattaccaaaaaacacttcaggtgaatggaaatgtatattctaaataataaacggtaagtaaagtgcaattttatttgtgaaaaaatgggtttaatagcgaaaaacaacgccgtaatggttaagaactagccgtaactagggtgtgtccctttaaactaattctaacaaatatttctttaaaatcgttatggggaaaataag
The sequence above is drawn from the Gigantopelta aegis isolate Gae_Host chromosome 6, Gae_host_genome, whole genome shotgun sequence genome and encodes:
- the LOC121376035 gene encoding protein FAM114A2-like, which translates into the protein MADSEKNEQDKGKGRKNAKKKTGSKPAEDKSKKMTTAQTSKPAEDEASKQPSKQISKEEPVTQVTQKASGDADELKTEVMGNIVKKDDKENIVKKDDKENIMKKDDMEKIVKKDDKDVASVPDMKDTQKESGAVEDVQTGSTEEKSDKADVSAASQNQKNETEKLGKQNNSNQSTEELVSDNKDTADTSNTVSGTPKSQDIPRSVEKEHTPEQDKVLDELSEVADESGSWGWGKSLLKTASRSVTTFTQQVGEGFTTFVETIETGLGAPPVDVLARNTSEVWETERNDNDACPATEQPHKESSEITKPTETDRASVKEAEIETETESETKPEGCEEKQTAEAASGWFSGWGVGNLTSKIQNTGKSFISGSLDAVEAVATGGLNVLETIGKKTIDVLNEHDPEFKRTKNILFHKKDKVTLSQVLRDAKDQAEHRVQQDQEAEESRKANFGAMFDEFQGLAHLEALEILSNQSEKQVQMLLAAMTDETVAALKPQLVRMKNTFELEDNDDDDQQEHEFSKLVTEHLSELHLGTTPDKINKTQEKIRQWITDFYTKDEAGEKTEPKEIHQCAIQSLAEISAKAVEQFHKAGELLLLQKDSDRSCYDRAKSLASFTQVLCTEIGILSTKFSQCLNKAAEDIEDSSLVTPMVTNIFLEASNSSTYIQDAFCLLLPVLQQAEIQSSQTTS